Sequence from the Paramisgurnus dabryanus chromosome 3, PD_genome_1.1, whole genome shotgun sequence genome:
GTCTCAGAAACACTTCAGGGTCAAATCTATATTTTTCAggtatatttcattttatttttttgggcaCTTCCCGAACACAGACGACATCTAAACTTTGACAACTTGTCCTGGGGGCCCCGAGTATCAACAGTTGAGGCCCCTAGGTTGTGGGCTCTTTCTGACCCCTTTTTTTAGGCAGACCATGAAACCAGTAGCAAAAAGCATTAAATAAATTGCATGTGAAACACCCAGAAAACAGGCCGAACAAAGAGGCATCTCAAAGACAGAATTTCAGAACATAAGAATGCTATTAAAATGGCAAATTTTGACTACCCAGTGGCCAAACACTTTTACAGTGCACATAATAGCAACCCAGATGGTTTAAACAATTAAAAAGAACATTAGGGGTGGTGATAGATTAAGAGTACTACTACAAAGAGaaactttttatatatataatttgcaGGCTATGACATACCCAGGACTAAATGATGAAATTGACTTTAGTCCCTTTTTGTAATTgttattttgttgtttgttttttcttttctttttaaaagagTTCTATTTATTGGTGTCCTAACTCTAGTGTAATTGCCATCTAGTGGTCTTTTCTTGTATTGTTTACATATGGGAATTCATTACCTTTGTGATGTCATTCAGGTGTTTGTGATTAGCTGactttttaagtgaaaattgtTTGTTTGATCAGTATACCCTGAAGAAGGCTATCTGTGCCGCTACGCGTGGGTTACTGCCCTGttatatgtttttaatgttatagccatatttaaataaaggctttttaccTTTTGATATATGAAGAGTGCATTGGATCCCCCTTTTTTCACCCAGAAAACAGGGATAGGAATGTCCAAAACTTTGCTGGTAGTAACATTGTTGGCCCCCAAACCGGGACCCGGGGTTTGGTTGCtctgaatgcattttaaattttttacatgTGGATGGATTTTAGGATGAAATCAGGCCTGTTCTGAGTGTTTGTCATTCAAGTGAATGGGCAAGCATAGCTCTACATTAAAAATCATAACAAATATTTATCTCAGTCCTAGGTCTTATCCCTTTGGGTGTGTGGGCCAGGGGCATGTGTTGCAACTCTGTGTGCAATTTCAAACCACACGGACAATCGGGGGCTGTACAGAAAGGGTGCAAGTGTCATCAAAAACCTGTCCACCCACAATCAATTTTGTGGACCACGTATATTATGTTCTTGGACACACGTGTTTTGAGCAACTTTTATCAATTTTTACCTTTAATCAACATGAGAGTGCTCGATAGGGTGTGCtgggtgaaatacgtcaagttTTGTCCAAAACGGCAATTTTAAGGGCAGGTAGTCATACTGTAACACAATTTCCATGAAAAGCATACACGTGGTCCATCGAATAAATTACATTTGGAAACTTCCTGTCATACACGGAATGACCACCAGCAATCTATTTTGTGGACCACGTGTAGTATATTCGTGGACACGTGTTTTGAACAAATTTAAGTACTCTATGTGCTGTTAGGTAAGTACCAAAAAATCTTTCCCCCTGCTCCTGGGACACTCCCAATGTCAAATTAATAAACAGGAGGCTAACAAGGTTCGTGGACTATGCTAAATACACTGTAAGAAGGCAGAATAGCATATTGATGGACGTCCATGAACAAACATTTAAGATTATCCCAAATTAACTGTAAAGGGGATCATTGGTATCAGGTACGAGGGCAAGTGTTATAAATTGGTTGAAGCAACCTGAGGCCACACCTGAGGACAGCTCAGTTTTTAAGTAGTTTTAAATGTGCAGTGGCAGTCGGGAGGGCCCCCTGAGTCCTGTGTACACACCCTGGGGTCAAAACAAAAATTTCCATGTAGTGGGTATTTTATAAATGGAATAAATTGTACAAGGACTTGCTGTATCTCAGCCCTGCCTCCTGCCTAAGTACAACTGCGCTCTATCAGAATTCAGAGTTTCAAGATTATTGgagaaactttattttttggaaGGAAAAAACCCTAAGGATAAAAAACCTTtgaaaaaaatttatttcagACGTAAATTTCTACTTTCTAGAATCTTCATCATTGTAGCTACGATGTCGAGACTTGGACAGGGGCACCATTTGCAGCCTCCCAGACCATTCCAGAACTGAGATAAGGCACATCCTTGTACAATTTATTGCAGTGTAAAATATTAAACGTTCGTGGACAGTTTGAATTTCTCACAGAGGATGGCCAGCCGGCTCAGGTGAGCCTGCTGATTACAGGAAAATTGGTTTGGAACTGCTTAAATCTTGTCCACGAAACCTCATTCTCGAGACTGTCAAATAAACTGGGGGTGGGATACTGCAATATCCCACTCTAAGTTAATTCAATGGACAAAACTACACAGTTGGTGGACATGCCCAGAAACCCCAAATACGTTTGAGTGGAACACCGGCGGACCCCTGGGGACAGGCGCACCTGCTCTGGTGTCCCTAAGGGAATGAATGGTTATGTAGTCAGTCAGTGGACAAATAACGGTTCCGTGGTACCTGGGGCATCCCCGGCCTGGAGGGACCAATCGGTGACTTTGTCAGTCAGCAGACGAAAAGCGGTTCCATAGTATAAACAGCAACTAATATATTCAATATAAAGGGCTCTGGTTGCAATTTTAATTAAAAGATTTGTTTTTCGACAAATTCACCATCTAATTCATTCTCAATTCAAAAAGGAAACACGGTGCACACGTCACGACTTGACGGCTCCATCTTCAACTCCTCCCTTAATTGCAAGCAGCAAACCTCACCGATTGGTcagcgcagcgccgcatgaactCAAACACACCtgttgcctcatgaggcaacaagtcagctgcctaagcCTTCAGATGCAGCCAATGCATACTATTGATAGAGGGATTAAAGTATGGACTAGCTTTTGGAAACAAATTGGATGAGCTAAACAAAGCTTTAAACAAAGATTGAATCAGTATCATTTGTTTACCTTGGTTGTAAGTTTAACTCTTATAAAAGCTATTACAGAGTAAAAGATTACATATCAAACAAACAGTATGTAAATGTCATAAACACAAATTAAGAGAAGCTCTTTTTCTGAAGGAATCAAGTTAACAAATGGTGATAGGTGGAAAACCCTGAGAAAATTTGCTCTCTCAACTCTTCGAGACTTTGGGATGGGAAAGAAACTGAGCGAAGAGAAAATTATTCAGGAAACGCGATATCTGCGTGAAGTTTTTGAGACCTCCCAAGGTATAACAACTACAGTGTACAGTTCATAAATGCCAATTTGAGTGCTGATGTATAACAAAATCTGATATTTGTTTCTGTATCTCTTGCAGGAAATCCTTTTGATACAACCCAGCCAGTACATTATGCCGTTTCTAACATCATCTCAGCTATTGTTTTTGGAAATCGGTTTGAATATGAGGACCCAAAGTTTAACAAAATGGTTGACAGTGTAAACCAGTTAATCCTCATGTTGGGCTCTGCTTCCATACAGGTTCCCATTTTAGCCTTAATTAAGATGTTTGTGGTATTTATATGATCACATCTTTAAAAATGTGCAGTAATAGCTTgtgtttcatttattttcattaaaggtgcaatgtgtaactttttagGATCTCCTGAATAATggacccttttacagcccacgtgGTCAAATAGCCTGCGCACACATTTTAGCAATGGAGGTGGAGTTGTTCCCAAGAGGTTCTAACATGTCGGCAACTCAAAAAGTTTAtcaaaacggtttcccagcatcaaaatgtctggttgttgcgtttggttgcactaatataatataaaaaaaactattaggaacaccatactaatactgtgtttgaccccctttcgccttcagaactgccttaattctgtgtgcattgattcaacaaggtgctgaaagcattctttagaaatgttggtccatattgataggatagcatatTGCAGTTGACGTAGATTTGTGgtatgcacatccagggcaaaAAGCTCCCAtcccaccacatcccaaagatgctctattgggttgagatctggtaactgtgggggccattttagtataGTCAActtattgtcatgttcaagaaaccaatttgaaatgattcaagctttgtgacatggtgcattatcctgctggaagtagccatcagaggatgggtacatggtggtcataaagggagggacatggtcagaaacaatgctcaggtaggccgtgcatttttggtgagcttgtgcaaattgtagtctctttttaatatttgtagtggagatgagtggtacccggtggagtcttctgctgttgtagcacATCGGCCCCAAGGTTGTgggtgttgtggcttcacaaatgctttgctgcatacctcagttgtaacaagttcaattaaattttatttatatagcgcttttcacaagtgttaattgtttcaaagcagctttatatGAGTAGATGTAGGGGAGAACACAGAAtaatcaatagataatataagaagtatAATACAGCGGCTAAGAATAAACTGCACAAGCGAgcatagtaataatgtaacgtatacagtaaagtgctaagttaagccaaagtagGCTGACTCTCCCGGGGATGAAaacccccctaggagaaaaacccctCTGGGAAAACTCCTtgaaggacaaaaacccttgtgagtgattaatatatatttatatatataaacacagtaGGGATAGAAAGCGgttaagcggattaaactggttcagccggtggtcgttggtcgcgtatcagctgggcatcacgttgaaggacagccagtagatcagtggtgtgatgaccttcacagaagcaggaactgggtctgtttgtctcattgtcctcggggtcgaggacaaGACATGGAgagaaaaacagaattctattagtgtaggggccgttcgcatgtaatgcaagtgtcatacagtattgtggtttaaaatcctTTCAAATCCAGACAGGCTacctattgcggcataagtatattacctatatgaggtatgtgagtgctttgttcgaCTGTGTCTGCTACttgaacattatttggtaaatcattccagagcttaggggctaagtatgAGAAGGATCTACcccctttagacacttttgatattctagggataattaagtggccagaattttgtgatcgcagtgtatgtggtggattgtattctggtagtaattctttaatatacgagggtgctaggccatttaaagctttgtaggtgattagtaatattttaaattgtatgtgatatttaactggtagccagaaGTGACGTGCCTCATGCATGCTCCGAGAACAGACACTGCAGTGATACAAAACACATGTGTCTGTTtagagcaatacttttaataaaggCGCTTTTCCATTGTAAAGTTCCCCACgatttgggtcgggtcagcttactttttgaggcttttccactgggggcagtacgtagtacctaatactttttttagtaacaCCTCAATTGGGGTTCCAAGTGACCAGAGCTAATACCAAAATGTGacacgaaaacactgtagatcacttattggtctgagagaatcgtcactaccagcttcatcactataatgtaaaatattaacTTTACCTCCGTGAATGCTTGCTTTGTCTCAAGTAAACCTGTTGtaatctgtgctttgctgtaagttcccaaactcctaTTTTTCCAGATTTGCAGTTTTTGGCGGCACATTCACGATGCACACGtgcgcatatatgcttaaatgcatcttaaatgaggctcagcggaatTTGGTTTTATTCCCCATTTTTAGCTCTCAGTGTCTTGATCAAAGGCAATGATTTCGTCCAGGAATCGTAAatcaaaatgcttaaaaatggGTTATATCTACCGCATTCATTAGATCTGTCTCATCCAACTTCCACACCGTGTAATCCATGTTAGTAACGAACATGCTTGCAGCGGAATAATATCATTTAACCAGAAAATACTTATCATTTCTTCCTGATTATCTGATAGGCTGCATTAATATGTGTGTACGACTTCATAAGGCACTACAAGAAACGACAAGTGGATGACATCAGTGTAAAGCAAGATTTCTTGTGGCACTCTGATTTCATCTGCTTGTTAAGTTCTTACGGTgctgcgtaaagttgagcaCACTTAAAAAACTCGAAGCAGCCGAACTCGACAGAACTGCCCTGCGTATGCCTACGCCTCgtccattaattgtatatagcaggacaatttatctcttacttctcagcgtgagaaatacaaggtgtggcgtgtgaactgactgaaatgAGCCCAGGTCATGACGGAGTCACTGGGCTTGACTCAACACATTCGTGGCTAAAGCCCCGGCAAAATCGGCTGGTGACGCCCCTGCACTTGCTCAACGTTACTGACCGCCATGttcgttgttttaatgtccttccACTCATGCGTGATTTCAATTACGCGACAAGTTtaagttattaattattaaatcgaTCCTCTGAGTTACGGATCGATCTTTAGAGATTAATATgaaaatcgattcagaatcggcgAATCAAATTTTTTTCAACACAGACCTAGACAACATAAAGgttaggctatttaaataaaagaacaacaaacaaaaaattatttaacgaACTGTAATATAGAATACGGTAGCacactttcaaaatcaagtttgaCTAACACTTACGCCATCTGATGTTTTTTTCCtcagtagaacaataaagaagatattttgcagaaacgcCAGTGCTCCGTCAAGCAAGTTAACGGATCCGCACTTTGAGAGCTTAAATGcagatatatccaatacaaaagaaatcccccataactcctggtgacatattgacgtcttgtgaactAAATGAATCagttttttgcaagaaactggacgttatttacaacactattagcatTCAATCCAAAGCAGGAAGTGTGCTTTACGTTCGAGGCATGATCTTCTACTGGTGGCTGTTTGCTATGGCTGTTGGTCTCTCTGTGCCATGAAGCGCACTTGCTGCTTGCTAAAGCTCTGCATTAATGCTAGTCTGGGTGCCAGTCGAATGTAGCCCACCCACAACATTTGAGGTCACATTCGTTTTTTtcgttcttggaattgagaaacagcctatATGCTACGTTAGCTTGTCTttgcgttttgaaattgaggttggttgcaattcgcaatttCACCAGTAGATGCGGCTAAAAACACATTACACCTTTAAAACAAATTCTGTATGTCTCTACTGTCTGTAGTaacatgtatttactgtaaagctgcAACAAATTTGCATAATTGTTCTGtaaattttacaaaaatgcagaaTTTTGAAAAGCCATGCTTATGtcctgatgtttatgttgtacTTTATTGTGTGGCTCCACCTGCAGATCTACAACGTGTTTCCAGTGCTTAGGCCGTTGCTGAAGACCTGGAGACTGCTAGTGGAAAGTGGGGAGAAATACCATGCTGAAATACAGGTGCAAGTGGATCGCTTGCGGGAGACTTTAAACCCTTTTGACTGCAGAGGATTAGTCGATGCCTTCCTCATCCAAAAACAAAGCTCAGAGGTAGAATATCATACATTTATATACCAATTGTTTGAGTTAATATATGTTTGTTTAAAACTAATTCTCACACTAAATAATAATTAAgcatgtttttttgtgattttaacagaAATCTGGAGAAAAAGATTCGCAGTTTAACGATCTGAACCTGCTCATGATTTTGTCCAACGTGTTGGCTGGCGGCACTATCACCACCGGCACAACGCTACGCTGGTGTTTACTGCTCATGGCCAAATATCCTCACATACAAGGTTATAGCAGGTCAAACTGTTCTCTTTATATTTACAAAAGTAAGAAAAGATATGAAACGTTTTCTGTGTGATCTTCTGGGTCACAGATCGCGTTCATGAGGAAATTGACAGGGTGCTTGGCGGACGTGAACCGGTTACAGAGGACAGGAAGAATTTACCTTACACAGACGCTGTGATTCATGAAATCCAGAGAATGGCGAATGTATTGCCCATGAGTCTGCCCCATATGACCAGCTGTGATGTGAACTTCAATGGATATCTCATCAAGAAGGTCCGTCTTGCTCGTATTGTATAATATTCAAACTTTACAGTCTGTTGTCCAGCTCATCTTATCCAAAGTATCTGTTATTAGTTTTTCTAAGTTTACCGACTGCCATTTGTTTTTCAGTTGCTTTTGGACAAATTAGGGGTATAGACCAAAACCCAATATAGACCCCAGTATTTAGCACACTAATGTTGTCtatgtttttttctgaaatcTAGGGGACGTGTGTTCTGCCACTGCTGACGTCTGTTTTGAGAGATGATAGCGAGTGGAAGACGCCCGACACTTTTAACCCTGAACACTTCCTCAATGAGAACGGTCAGCTGATCAAACGTGACGCCTTCATGCCCTTCTCTGCAGGTAATAAACTTTACTATTCACATCAAAATCAATTTGACTTATTGTTTAACAATTATGTCATTACAAACGCATTCCCTTCTTTTCTCTCAGGACGCAGAATTTGTTTAGGAGAGGGTTTGGCCAGGATGGAGCTCTTTCTGTTCTTCACTTCTCTTCTTCAGTGTTTTCACTTCACTCCTCCACCTGGAGTTTCTGAAGATGAATTGGATCTCACACCAGTTGTGGGTCTCGTTGTTCCCCCTTCACCACACAAACTGTGTGCAGTCAATAGGGCAGAAAAACACAACCTCaagttataaataaaatagcagAGTAACTAAATCAGTATATACCTGATGATTGTAAAACATAAAGACTCTTACATTGGgtccagtgacttcttttttagCCCGTCtgtatttagcccgtcatgAGCTTGCTGCCGACActtcaaaggggtttatgattGCCAGATACGCATTTAATTTCAgagtaatcagagtttagtgttaagttagtgccTTGCAAGTATTTTGTAAACATGAGTGTCTCTTtctcataaacccttttgacgtTTGTGCAGCAGGGACTTATTTAGACAAGAAACACAATCTACATAATTTGAAATTGCACCAATCGGAAGAGAAGCCACCGGCTACCACTGGACACTTGTATCacattattattcattcattatAAGACCCTTAGACTATTATATTATCTCATTAGCTTTTACATGATACATGTACATTCCCCGTCTAAACaaatttaattgtatttcaagttggtgtaaaaatatatatgctgtataaatatatgcagatcaattatgcatttggtttttaaggtaaaaaaaactctttggtgttgctttaatgattaatggtaaaacttggcttgctgttgtcgaaattgcagctggacgcggaggcctgaaggctgccttatatacgcccatgatgatgatgactgacaggcctgaatgtttaggctcctcccaAACCTAAGTTTAGAACTACATGTGGTGCAAAAATCATGGTATTGGGATGTTTTTCTACTACCATGTTGGGCCTATTTCTCTTATATAAGGGACCATGGATCAGTTTGAATACATCAGAATACTTGAAGAGATTATGTTGCCCTTTGCCGAAGAGGAAATGCCCCTAAAATGGGTatttcaacaagacaacaaccccaaacacacaaacaagatGCAAAATCTTGGTTCCAGACAAAGAGGATTGaggttatggagtggccagctcAATCCCCTGATTTCTAACCCATTAAAAACTTGTGGGGTGAAAAATTGACAAGGAACTGTGGATCCTGGGTTAAAATACCTGTTTCTGGGTGCCAGAAGTTGGTTGACTTGATTTGACACAGATGTGCAGCAGTTCTTAACAACAATGGTTATGcaactaaatattaataattcaATAGTTTAAAGTGAAGTTAGATCTTAAGAAATGTATTCACAGTTAAGTGTCTACagaaaaaatgctaatttttgAACAGCTTAATATAAATTTTCTTTGCTTCCCTTTTAAAGAACAAGACAGACATGTAAATTATGTTATTGCTTTGATTTGTAATTGaatgtttaattttttcaaaaaaattaaatatggaaataaaatgttttttttttaaataaaatgtttgcactttatttacttttattagtacactgctattattttgaacacaaCTGTATATGGACATTCAgcagtttcagacacataactTCTAAGTCTGGTTTCACACATTTCCCTTATGGTTCACACCTTCTAAATGTAAttggatatgcaccaaaatcggaCTTGGACTGACAGCGTGAACAAGgtaatagacatataaacaactaTAAAAACTTGATTTAAACCACATGGGAACTTtaagaaaatactttttttattatactGATATAAAATCTTTTCACAGAAGATGGGAGCGTTTAGTTTTTGATTGAGAAAAAGACAATTTTCACAGATAGCATAAAATGCATTGCTAAAACTATCTGATGTTTTCCCCACCAAATATGATGTCTCTTCCTGAAGGATGATGTCATTATAGGAGTGGATTTATTAGTTGATGAGATATTGATTAATAGGATGAAAGGAGATTTTATGAACATACTGAATAAATTAGAAAATATACACATAAAAGAGAATGGTGAAATGAAAGACTTCACTTCTCTTCTTCACTGTTTTCGATTCACTCCTCCTCCTGGAGTATCTGAAGATGAATTGGTTTTTGCTCCTGCTGTGGGCTTCACACTGAATCCATCACCACACATTAGGGAACTTAAGCTGTTTCACAATTTATAAATGAGCCAATTTTATATGAAAACTACCTTGTCAAGATGCAACATTGGTTTCTAGTCTctatcagtccttccagaaaaaacGTTGTGggcaaaatccttgatcttgcggcacgttttctgaaataaatgcgatggaatatgcaggatatttatgcaatttcatgcgctgaaattgcgggaacttgcaaaaattgcgggaatttgccaaaattgcgggaacttccaaaaactgcgggaacttgcaaaaattgttttcaacttttgcagcttttcaatgatgacAATCACATCACTTTATAATGTTCCCATGGTAACAGGGGACATGGTTGTgcttgtgtgaggtaaatgcaacatttttcaactttcttcTAAGAtcgcacggaaatctgcaatttatgctgccaAAGTGCGGTgtatttcaaaaaatgtgtccCCCGcaataaatatgcggactttggctgattatgcgttaaatTATGTGATCGtataatcgcgtttttctggagggactgctCTATCTTTAAATAAAACTCTAAATCATAGTTTTTTTGTGGTCACTGTGGACTGACTGACACACTACTgctgttgtgtttgtgttgcaAATCTTTCCTGGCTCCTCCTTCTCCATGTTTTAGACCAAACCATTTCCTGACCTGAATACTGGTCTGTTCAGTCTAAAGACTCACTACAGCTGTGTGTTAATCTCTTTTACTATGGCTTTTGTGGAAACACTTCTCCTGAATGTCTCTAGCACAGGAGCTTTACTCGCTGCTCTTCTTCTGCTTTTGGTTCTTTATTTCTGCTTTAGGTCTCCAGAAGATGACCAAGAACCTCCAGGACCCAAACCACTGCCACTTGTGGGAAACCTGCACCTTCTGGACCTCAAACAACTTCATGTGAGCCTCTGGGATGTGAGTAGACTTTTCTACAATGTAATTTTCTAGATGTTTCCCATCACAATTGTGTAAACCTaccaaaaaatgcaaaaaatgcatTCACTTGAGTCTTGCAAGTTTAAACAAGCGTGATACAAAGCCTAGTTCGTAGTTCATAGGTTAAGCAACACCTGTGTAACATGGATTTTGTACTACTGCTGCTTTTTCTGTCCGCACTACAATGTAAATATTTCATACTCCAAtgtgcctttaatgttaaatgtctAAAATTGCACAAATTATTTTCCTTAGCATTTTTTTCAATTCTTGTCTTATGTTGTGTCTCACCACATGGGTATAAGTGAAATGTTTTTTCAAGTATTGACAGGTATTGACAGCTAAAAACATGAGATAGAATGGAATAAAATGCTAAGGAAATAATTTGTGCAATTTTAAACATCACGCTTGTTTAAACTTGCAAGACTCAAGTGAATGCATTTTTTGCATTCCATAAACCTTCCGACCTCCACATAAGGGGCTGAACCTGGGCTTACTACAAAAGGCCGGTCACTATGAGTTCCTTAACCCACGGTAGTGAACTAGGCAAACTGGGAAGCGAACTAGCCTCAGTATATTAAAAAAAGGCAATATGTAAAATTAACAGGTATGAATATATGCACAAACCTACAGgcaggataaatacctgtatatgagagacgAGCTCTAGATatagatattataaatatgacagCTGTACCAAACTTTTCTCATAGTATTTATGGCAATAATTTAGCTCCACAATGGCACCACTGTGTAGCGCTAAAACGGAGCTGCAAGCTGACACAGGAGCCGATCTGtacttttttttgcttgttttgcatgtttttatataaaaattgaGCATGTTGTGACTGTTTTCatgaaattatttatatatattatttgagGATCTCTGAACAAAACTATTGAATGCAGTCTGCATGAAAAACATAGCCTGCATTGTTTATAGAAAATAAATCCTTTATCAGTGCTTTGAATTTGTAATGTTATAATGTGGGACAGGTTTGTAACATTTTTACTGTTTTCCTTGCTCTTGTTAAGTTATCAAAGAAATATGGGTCAGTGTTCAAAATTCatcttggacccaaaaagattGTGGTTTTGGCCGGATACAAGACGGTTAAACAAGCACTGGTGAACCAGGCTGACGAATTCGGGGAAAGAGACATAACACCCATATTCCAAGACATCAATAAAGGACACGGTAACACATCACAACTGTTTTACTATTGACTATTAACTAATCGGACTGTTGTTTATTTGGGCAAATGTTTACATATAGACTaaattattgtttatagtgttttatattataacagattaaaaaagcttgtgttaatacatTCTCATTATGAATTAAGTAGCCtacgtatgaagataatttcataatttttacaaagcaatgtaaactttatattaaacataacAAGAGCATTCATTTTGTAACTTAAATGAATTTGAAATGATGATGTGCTGTCGCGTCAAATAGACAACAAAGTCAAATGAAATCTGCTTAACTCAGCAGTAAATTTTATTTAATCTCAAATTTCAAATGGTTcgtgctctctatcattaaaaacaatcacaTCAACAGCACACGCAGGGTTTGTCAATGCCGCTtactatgtatgtatgtttgcttgttgtcaatgacagtTAATGTCCACAAACACGCTTTACTTCATGCTTCCATCTCCTTTTCCCTCTTTCTATTTCTATTCGATGGCCACAGTGTCCGTACTGTGACAAGATATTCCATTATTATCCAAACTTCTATTATTGAATCTTATGATGGCGCCTACTATAGCCTGTTTGTAATCTAAAACATTATATAATTTTGAGGAAATACAGAAATGATTCAAAAACGCACAACAGCAGCTGTAGAAAATTTTTTGTAGGAAACAAAAAACGCTTTTTTATA
This genomic interval carries:
- the LOC135734224 gene encoding cytochrome P450 2K1-like gives rise to the protein MALVDTLLLNVSSTGALLAALLLLLVIYFCFRSPEDDQEPPGPKPLPLVGNLHILDLNQLHVSLWNLSKKYGSVFKVHLGPKKIVVLAGYKTVKQALVNQADEFGERDITPIFQDINNLHGIKLTNGDRWKTLRKFALSTLRDFGMGKKLSEEKIIQETRYLREVFETSQGNPFDTTQPVHYAVSNIISAIVFGNRFEYEDPKFNKMVDSVNQLILMLGSASIQIYNVFPVLRPLLKTWRLLVESGEKYHAEIQVQVDRLRETLNPFDCRGLVDAFLIQKQSSEKSGEKDSQFNDLNLLMILSNVLAGGTITTGTTLRWCLLLMAKYPHIQDRVHEEIDRVLGGREPVTEDRKNLPYTDAVIHEIQRMANVLPMSLPHMTSCDVNFNGYLIKKGTCVLPLLTSVLRDDSEWKTPDTFNPEHFLNENGQLIKRDAFMPFSAGRRICLGEGLARMELFLFFTSLLQCFHFTPPPGVSEDELDLTPVVGLVVPPSPHKLCAVNRAEKHNLKL